A section of the Lathamus discolor isolate bLatDis1 chromosome 6, bLatDis1.hap1, whole genome shotgun sequence genome encodes:
- the EIF4G2 gene encoding eukaryotic translation initiation factor 4 gamma 2 codes for MLHCGDGTVQPNFLPHLPTWALRPPPFSFVIGKTGGALSGDWWVVEEGGVGCVNGNKVSGAGSVRFRRGSEPALYGGGGGKRCAVAAPAVPPGPGEADKALEKILRCQAAKVESAIAEGGASRFSASSGGGGGRGAPQHYPKTASNSEFLGKPPGQNAQKWIPSRSTRRDDDSANDKERHDAIFRKVRGILNKLTPEKFDKLCLELLNVGVESKLILKGVILLIVDKALEEPKYSSLYAQLCLRLAEDAPNFDGPSAESHPGQKQSTTFRRLLISKLQDEFENRTRNVDIYDKHDGPLLPEEEEQRAIAKIKMLGNIKFIGELGKLDLIHESILHKCIKTLLEKKKRVQLKDMGEDLECLCQIMRTVGPRLDHAKAKSLMDQYFARMRSLMSSKELPARIRFLLQDTVELREHNWVPRKAFLDNGPKTINQIRQDAVKDLGVFIPAPMSQGMRGDFFLEGPFMPPRMKLDRDPLGGLADMFGQMPGSGIGTGPGVIQDRFSPTMGRHRSNQLFNGHGGHLMASVQSQFGDLGKSFLKNQGQSQLYHNQNQGLLSQQQGQSKDMPPRFSKKGQLNADEISLRPAQSFLMNKSQVPKLQPQITMIPPSAQPPRTQTPPLGQPPQLGLKTNPPLIQEKPAKTTKKPPPSKEELLKQTEAVVTEYLNNGNANDAVNTVREMRAPKHFIPEMLSKVIIQSLDRSDEDKEKASTLISLLKQEGIATSDNFMQAFLNVLDQCPKLEVDIPLVKSYLAQFAARAIISELVSISELAQPLESGTHFPLFLLCLQQLAKLQDREWLTELFQQSKVNMQKMLPEIDQNKDRMLEILEGKGLSFLFPLLKLEKELLKQIKSDPSPQAIYKWIKDNISPKLHVDKGFVNILMTSFLQYISSEVNPPSDESDSSSAPSKEQLEQEKQLLLSFKPVMQKFLHDHVDLQVSALYALQVHCYNNNFPKGMLLRFFVHFYDMEIIEEEAFLAWKEDITQEFPGKGKALFQVNQWLTWLETAEEEESEEEAD; via the exons ATGCTGCACTGCGGCGATGGTACAGTTCAACCAAACTTCCTCCCTCATCTGCCCACTTGGGCGTTAAGGCCACCCCCTTTCTCGTTTGTGATTGGCAAGACGGGCGGAGCCCTTAGCGGCGATTGGTGGGTGGTAGAGGAAGGTGGGGTAGGTTGCGTGAACGGTAATAAAGTTAGTGGGGCTGGCTCGGTGCGCTTTAGACGCGGCAGCGAGCCGGCTCTCTATGGAGGTGGCGGAGGGAAGCGTTGTGCCgttgctgctcctgctgtg CCGCCGGGACCCGGGGAAGCTGACAAGGCCTTAGAGAAG ATTCTTCGTTGTCAAGCCGCCAAAGTGGAGAGTGCGATTGCAGAAGGGGGTGCTTCTCGTTTCAG TGCTTCTTCAGGCGGAGGAGGTGGTAGGGGTGCACCTCAGCACTATCCCAAGACTGCCAGCAACAG CGAGTTCCTGGGAAAACCCCCAGGGCAAAACGCTCAGAAATGGATTCCTTCACGAAGCACTAGACGAGATGACGACTCCGCAAATGACAAAGAACGACATGATGCAATCTTCAGGAAAGTAAGAGG CATACTAAATAAGCTTACTCCTGAAAAGTTCGACAAGCTATGCCTTGAGCTCCTCAATGTGGGTGTAGAATCTAAGCTCATCCTAAAAGGGGTCATACTGCTG ATCGTAGACAAAGCCCTTGAAGAGCCCAAGTATAGTTCACTGTATGCTCAACTATGTCTGCGACTGGCAGAAGATGCACCCAACTTTGATGGCCCATCAGCAGAGAGTCATCCAGGACAGAAGCAAAGCACA ACATTCAGACGCCTCCTAATATCTAAACTTCAAGATGAATTTGAAAACCGAACCAGAAATGTTGATA tctATGATAAGCATGATGGTCCCCTCCTccctgaggaggaggaacagaGAGCCATTGCCAAGATTAAGATGCTGGGGAACATCAAATTCATTGGAGAACTTGGCAAGCTTGATCTTATTCATGAATCTATCCTTCATAAGTGCATCAAAACA CttttggaaaagaagaagagagtCCAACTCAAAGATATGGGGGAGGATTTGGAGTGCCTCTGTCAGATAATGAGGACAGTGGGACCTAGATTAGACCATGCAAAAGCCAAG TCCTTAATGGATCAGTACTTTGCCCGTATGCGCTCCTTGATGTCAAGTAAGGAATTGCCAGCAAGGATTCGTTTCCTGCTGCAG GATACTGTGGAGTTGAGAGAACACAACTGGGTTCCTCGCAAAGCTTTTCTTGACAATGGACCAAAGACTATCAATCAAATCCGTCAAGATGCAGTAAAA GATCTGGGAGTTTTTATTCCTGCTCCTATGTCTCAAGGGATGAGAGGCGACTTTTTTCTGGAGGGACCCTTTATGCCACCCAGGATGAAACTTGACAGGGACCCACTCGGAGGACTTGCTGATATGTTTGGACAAATGCCAG GTAGCGGAATTGGTACTGGTCCAGGGGTTATTCAGGATAGATTTTCACCCACCATGGGACGCCATCGTTCCAACCAACTTTTCAATGGCCATGGGGGTCACCTCATGGCTTCTGTTCAATCCCAGTTTGGAGATCTAGGCaaatcttttctgaaaaatcag GGGCAAAGCCAGCTCTACCATAACCAGAATCAGGGACTCTTATCCCAGCAACAAGGACAGTCGAAGGATATGCCACCTCGGTTTTCTAAGAAAGGACAGCTTAATGCAGATGAG ATTAGCCTGAGACCTGCTCAGTCTTTTCTAATGAATAAAAGCCAAGTGCCAAAGCTTCAGCCCCAGATAACTATGATTCCTCCCAGTGCTCAACCACCACGCACTCAGACACCACCTTTGGGACAG CCTCCTCAACTTGGTCTTAAAACAAATCCCCCACTTATACAAGAAAAGCCTGCAAAGACCACCAAGAAACCACCTCCTTCTAAAGAAGAGCTGCTTAAACAAACT GAAGCTGTTGTGACTGAGTATCTGAACAATGGAAATGCTAATGATGCTGTCAACACTGTGAGAGAAATGAGGGCTCCAAAACACTTCATTCCTGAGATGCTGAGCAAAGTAATCATTCAGTCCCTAGATAGATCAGATGaagacaaagagaaagcaagtaCACTGATCAGCTTGCTCAAGCAGGAGGGAATAGCCACAAGTGACAACTTTATGCAG GCATTCCTGAATGTATTGGACCAGTGCCCCAAACTGGAGGTGGACATCCCATTGGTGAAATCCTACTTAGCACAGTTTGCAGCCCGTGCCATTATTTCAGAACTGGTGAGCATTTCCGAACTGGCTCAACCACTGGAAAGTGGCACCCATTTCCCTCTCTTCCTGCTTTGCCTTCAGCAGTTAGCTAAGTTACAAGATCGTGAATGGCTAACAGAATTGTTCCAACAAAGCAAAGTGAATATGCAGAAAATGTTACCAG AAATTGACCAGAACAAGGACCGCATGCTGGAGATCTTAGAAGGGAAGGGGCTTAGTTTCTTGTTCCCACTTCTGAAACTGGAGAAGGAACtgctaaagcaaataaaatcgGATCCATCCCCTCAAGCCATCTATAAGTGGATTAAAGATAACATTTCACCGAAACTTCATGTAGATAAGGGATTTGTGAATATATTGATGACCAG TTTCTTGCAGTATATTTCTAGTGAAGTAAACCCACCTAGTGACGAATCAGATTCTTCATCTGCTCCATCTAAAGAGCAGCTAGAGCAGGAAAAAcagctgcttctttccttcaagccggtaatgcagaagttccTCCATGACCATGTTGATCTGCAAGTGAGTGCTTTGTACGCGCTCCAGGTGCACTGCTACAACAATAACTTCCCAAAAG GCATGTTATTGCGCTTCTTTGTTCATTTCTATGACATGGAGATCATTGAAGAAGAAGCCTTCTTGGCATGGAAAGAAGATATTACTCAAGAGTTTCCAGGGAAAGGCAAAGCTTTATTCCAG GTAAACCAGTGGTTAACCTGGTTGGAAACTGCTGAAGAAGAAGAATCTGAAGAAGAAGCTGACTAA